The Acetomicrobium sp. S15 = DSM 107314 genome window below encodes:
- the ilvD gene encoding dihydroxy-acid dehydratase, which translates to MRSDITKKGIERATHRALYYSMGHSPKDLQKPVVGIVNSQNETMPGHIHLGQLARAAREGVIEAGGLPVEFSTIGICDGIAQGHYGMHYSLASRELIADTVEAMVNAHSYDAMILITNCDKITPGMLMACVRLDIPAIVVNGGPMLTGCHKGRNMGYSDLMFTQGEVAKGRMTEEELAEMELDALPGCGACNLLGTANSMNYLTEALGMCLPGLSSIPAVAGQRVAFARESGRKIMELLKRNITPKQIITEKALENAVTVDLAIGGSTNTILHLTAIAHEADIDFDVNIFSEFSRKVPHLVKLSPAENGHYPEDLHKAGGIGALMNQLNEVGLLNGDAMTVSGRNVSANIKDFEVYDRDVIRPLDNPYSHAGGLQLLYGNLAPEGCVCKRAAVNPKMYVHRGPCRVFNQEESAVEAIYSGKINPGDVVVIRYEGPKGGPGMREMLTPTAAIVGMGLSCEVALITDGRFSGGTSGAAIGHVSPEAAEGGPIALVEEGDIVSINIPEGTITLEVDDETLTERKRQWKKVEKEIPQKSYLYRYSLMVSSAMSGAVFDLKK; encoded by the coding sequence ATGAGAAGCGATATTACCAAAAAAGGCATTGAAAGGGCTACGCATAGGGCGCTGTATTACTCTATGGGGCATTCCCCGAAGGATTTACAAAAACCCGTTGTCGGCATAGTGAACTCACAGAACGAGACAATGCCTGGCCATATACACTTGGGACAACTCGCTCGGGCTGCCAGAGAGGGGGTAATAGAAGCTGGGGGACTGCCTGTTGAGTTTTCCACTATAGGAATATGTGACGGAATTGCCCAAGGGCATTACGGCATGCATTATTCCCTCGCAAGCAGGGAATTGATAGCGGATACCGTTGAAGCCATGGTGAACGCTCACTCGTATGACGCAATGATCCTGATCACCAACTGTGACAAAATCACTCCTGGAATGCTGATGGCCTGTGTGAGGCTTGATATCCCTGCAATCGTCGTTAACGGTGGTCCCATGTTGACCGGATGTCACAAGGGGAGAAATATGGGATATTCCGATCTCATGTTTACGCAGGGAGAGGTTGCAAAAGGCCGAATGACGGAAGAGGAGCTTGCAGAAATGGAATTAGATGCTCTTCCTGGATGCGGCGCATGTAATCTTCTTGGGACGGCAAATTCTATGAACTACCTGACAGAGGCACTCGGAATGTGTCTTCCGGGATTAAGCTCTATCCCCGCAGTAGCAGGTCAGAGAGTGGCGTTTGCTCGAGAATCAGGCAGAAAAATAATGGAACTCCTTAAAAGAAATATAACTCCCAAACAAATAATAACCGAGAAAGCCCTGGAAAACGCCGTGACTGTGGATCTGGCCATAGGGGGGTCTACTAATACCATCCTTCACCTTACCGCCATAGCGCATGAAGCGGATATAGATTTCGATGTGAACATCTTTTCAGAGTTTTCAAGAAAAGTCCCCCACCTGGTTAAACTTAGCCCTGCGGAAAATGGACACTATCCGGAAGATTTACATAAAGCCGGAGGCATAGGGGCCTTAATGAATCAATTGAATGAGGTTGGGTTGTTAAACGGCGATGCTATGACAGTAAGTGGAAGAAATGTTTCCGCCAACATTAAGGATTTCGAGGTTTATGATCGTGATGTTATAAGGCCATTAGATAATCCCTATTCACATGCCGGCGGACTGCAACTCTTATATGGCAATCTTGCCCCAGAGGGATGTGTTTGCAAACGTGCTGCCGTTAATCCAAAAATGTATGTTCACCGTGGCCCATGCAGGGTGTTCAATCAAGAAGAATCGGCAGTCGAAGCCATATACAGCGGAAAAATAAACCCTGGCGATGTCGTCGTCATCAGATATGAAGGCCCCAAAGGGGGTCCCGGAATGAGGGAAATGCTTACCCCTACAGCGGCTATCGTAGGAATGGGGTTGTCTTGCGAAGTTGCCCTCATAACAGACGGAAGGTTCTCGGGCGGCACCTCAGGCGCAGCAATCGGCCACGTTTCCCCTGAAGCTGCGGAAGGAGGGCCAATAGCCCTTGTTGAGGAAGGCGATATAGTCTCTATAAATATACCAGAAGGGACGATCACCCTCGAGGTTGACGATGAAACTTTGACAGAGAGAAAAAGGCAATGGAAAAAAGTAGAAAAAGAGATTCCGCAGAAGAGTTATCTTTACAGATACTCTCTTATGGTTTCCTCCGCTATGTCTGGGGCTGTATTCGATTTAAAGAAATGA
- a CDS encoding calcium-translocating P-type ATPase, SERCA-type, which produces MKIASKAHTLSVDGVVKELETDVQRGLSSDEARRRLEEFGPNELMEKPRPGFLKLLFDQFNNFLIIILIVAAAVSMLLGETIDALAIIAIIALNAILGVTQESKAEQALAALKKMAAPVASVIRDGHQITVPASELVPGDVIVLEAGNYVPADLRLVETVNLKIDEASLTGESVPVDKAASLVLDEESPLGDRKNCAFMGTMITYGRGKGVVVATGMETQIGLIAEMLQSYEEEPTPLQQRLDQLGKWLGTACLVICAVIFFIGLFRDTDLALLGEGIRTYLSTYEHQVVLLFMTAVSLAIAAVPEGLPAVVTICLALGMQRMVKRHALIRRLPAVETLGCTTVICSDKTGTLTQNEMTVVKTWTGDGWLQVTGEGYNPKGEFLNENSPQEPHQHVASSFLLYGSLLCNDAKLEEVESPDGKRAWRMVGDPTEGALVVAAAKSGLWREEVEKILPRVAEIPFDSERKRMTTIHKPSGEAPQGLRGHALWEHLPNSYIAFVKGAPDIVLDLCNGILGADGRVSPVTEDVRSQVLGVNKEMANQALRVLAVAYRPLESVPEPCTPDVVEKDLVFVGLLGMIDPARPEVKEAIKVAKEAGLKTVMVTGDYKDTATAIAREIGLLTPNGRVLSGQEIDRLSDDEFVAIANQIDVCARVSPQHKVKIVDALKACEHVVAMTGDGVNDAPALKRADIGVAMGITGTDVTKETADMVLTDDNYASIVAAVEEGRIIYSNIRKFVFFLVSCNVGEILIIFLAMLTGLPIPLQPIQLLWLNLVTDGAPALALGLEKGEPDIMKRPPRPPKEPVINKDMRLGIVVQGIAMTAAILASFVYGLKAFPGHVEGAQTMAFATLVLSELLRAFTSRSEHYSVFSIGVASNRWMVLAVGSSLLLLLAVMYVPFLQPVFSTVPLGASHWLTILPFAFVAPVAAEVTKVFLRRRYAKWLEESA; this is translated from the coding sequence ATGAAGATCGCATCTAAGGCACACACCCTTTCCGTGGATGGGGTAGTCAAAGAACTCGAGACTGACGTTCAGAGAGGCCTGAGCAGCGACGAGGCACGACGCAGGCTGGAGGAATTTGGGCCGAACGAATTGATGGAAAAACCTCGTCCTGGTTTTTTAAAGTTGCTCTTCGATCAGTTCAACAACTTTTTGATAATTATATTGATAGTAGCAGCAGCGGTCTCCATGCTCTTGGGCGAAACTATTGATGCCTTGGCTATAATTGCGATCATTGCCCTGAATGCGATCTTGGGCGTGACACAAGAATCCAAAGCGGAACAGGCTTTGGCGGCGCTAAAGAAAATGGCGGCTCCGGTCGCCAGCGTCATCCGCGACGGTCATCAAATAACCGTCCCAGCCAGTGAGCTCGTCCCTGGAGACGTGATAGTGCTGGAAGCCGGCAATTACGTTCCGGCCGACCTTCGCTTAGTGGAGACCGTAAACCTGAAGATTGACGAAGCGTCTCTTACGGGAGAGTCGGTGCCGGTCGATAAAGCAGCGTCGCTTGTGCTCGATGAGGAGTCCCCCTTGGGAGACAGGAAAAACTGCGCCTTTATGGGCACCATGATCACGTACGGCAGGGGCAAAGGGGTCGTCGTGGCGACAGGCATGGAGACTCAGATAGGCCTCATAGCTGAGATGCTTCAGTCTTACGAGGAAGAACCGACTCCGCTGCAGCAGAGGTTGGATCAGCTGGGTAAATGGCTCGGGACGGCATGTTTGGTCATATGCGCGGTTATTTTCTTTATTGGCCTCTTCAGGGATACAGACTTAGCGCTGTTGGGCGAGGGCATAAGGACGTATTTGAGCACCTACGAGCACCAAGTCGTCCTGTTGTTCATGACCGCCGTCAGCCTCGCCATAGCGGCTGTGCCCGAGGGGTTGCCCGCTGTTGTCACGATATGCTTAGCGCTCGGGATGCAGCGCATGGTGAAAAGACACGCCCTGATAAGGAGGCTTCCTGCAGTCGAGACCTTAGGCTGCACGACGGTGATATGCTCCGATAAGACCGGAACGCTTACTCAAAACGAGATGACAGTTGTTAAGACGTGGACCGGCGATGGCTGGCTTCAAGTCACTGGCGAAGGATACAATCCGAAGGGCGAATTCTTGAACGAAAATTCCCCGCAAGAACCTCATCAACATGTCGCATCGTCGTTTCTGCTTTATGGTTCGCTATTGTGCAATGACGCCAAGTTGGAAGAGGTGGAAAGTCCGGATGGAAAGCGCGCCTGGCGTATGGTTGGCGACCCGACGGAGGGGGCTTTGGTCGTGGCCGCAGCAAAATCTGGGCTATGGCGCGAAGAGGTCGAAAAAATCCTCCCAAGAGTGGCCGAGATACCCTTCGACTCTGAGCGTAAGCGCATGACCACAATCCATAAGCCCAGCGGAGAAGCGCCGCAAGGCTTAAGGGGTCATGCCCTTTGGGAGCATCTTCCGAACTCTTATATCGCATTTGTGAAGGGCGCCCCCGATATCGTGCTCGATCTGTGCAATGGCATTTTGGGAGCCGACGGACGGGTTTCTCCCGTTACAGAAGACGTCCGGAGCCAGGTATTGGGGGTCAACAAAGAAATGGCCAATCAGGCCTTGCGGGTGTTAGCCGTGGCCTATCGCCCTCTGGAGTCGGTGCCTGAGCCGTGCACGCCGGATGTCGTCGAAAAGGATCTCGTCTTCGTCGGTCTGTTGGGCATGATCGATCCGGCGCGCCCTGAGGTCAAAGAGGCCATAAAGGTGGCCAAGGAAGCTGGCCTCAAGACTGTGATGGTGACGGGTGACTACAAAGATACTGCCACTGCTATCGCCAGGGAAATAGGCCTCCTAACGCCCAACGGGAGGGTATTGTCCGGCCAGGAGATAGATCGCCTAAGCGACGACGAATTTGTAGCTATAGCAAATCAGATAGACGTTTGCGCAAGGGTTTCTCCGCAGCACAAAGTCAAGATCGTGGATGCGTTAAAAGCTTGTGAACATGTGGTAGCCATGACCGGCGACGGCGTCAACGATGCTCCTGCCCTGAAGCGCGCAGACATCGGCGTGGCAATGGGGATAACGGGCACAGATGTGACCAAGGAGACGGCCGATATGGTCTTGACGGATGATAACTATGCCAGCATTGTGGCCGCCGTGGAAGAAGGGCGCATTATCTACTCTAACATCAGGAAGTTTGTATTTTTCCTCGTCTCCTGCAATGTGGGGGAGATATTGATCATCTTCCTGGCAATGCTCACTGGCCTCCCCATCCCACTGCAGCCCATCCAGCTTCTGTGGTTGAATTTGGTCACCGATGGCGCCCCGGCCCTCGCCTTAGGCCTCGAGAAGGGCGAACCGGACATCATGAAGCGCCCTCCGCGTCCTCCGAAGGAGCCCGTCATAAACAAAGATATGCGTTTAGGGATAGTAGTTCAGGGTATAGCCATGACGGCCGCGATTTTGGCCTCCTTCGTTTATGGCCTTAAGGCTTTCCCGGGGCACGTGGAAGGTGCGCAGACCATGGCCTTCGCTACCCTCGTCTTGTCCGAACTGCTTCGAGCCTTCACCTCCAGGTCCGAGCACTACTCGGTATTTTCTATAGGGGTGGCCTCCAATCGCTGGATGGTTCTCGCCGTAGGTAGTTCCCTCCTCCTGCTCTTGGCCGTCATGTACGTGCCCTTCCTGCAGCCGGTTTTTAGCACCGTACCATTGGGAGCGAGCCACTGGTTGACCATACTGCCCTTTGCCTTTGTGGCTCCTGTGGCGGCCGAGGTCACAAAGGTTTTTCTGCGGCGGCGGTATGCTAAATGGCTCGAGGAGAGCGCGTAG
- the buk gene encoding butyrate kinase — translation MTFQILAINADLDGIMIGYFIDKEEIWRDFIPPLKDVLSPREGYERELELTRRVLSHRGVEAESLSAVVGSAGVIGSVPAGVFAIGERLFETLLKDRHPSSMGGALAYAVSQPFGIPALVVDPVSVDEMDDVARVTGLPELVRLPYDHALACRALARRAASDLGKEWSKVNLVVAYLDSAFSVCVFKGGRMAYVNNPDDSGPFSTKKAGGIVALDLARMAYSGQYSRDQLVKRLTAEGGMAAHLGTADLASVRRRIESGDEKASLVYEAMAYNVAKEIGSCAAILKGEVDAVVISGEVVRDARFVAHIQDRVRWIAPILCYSGRQELLALAEGALRALTGVEPVGEFGNRIAS, via the coding sequence ATGACATTTCAAATCCTTGCAATAAACGCAGATCTTGATGGCATTATGATCGGCTACTTCATTGACAAAGAAGAAATATGGCGAGATTTTATCCCGCCTCTAAAGGACGTCTTATCGCCAAGGGAGGGGTATGAACGCGAGTTAGAGCTCACGAGGAGGGTCCTCAGCCATCGCGGCGTTGAGGCAGAAAGCCTTTCGGCTGTAGTGGGGAGTGCCGGCGTAATAGGTTCGGTGCCGGCCGGCGTTTTCGCGATTGGGGAACGGTTGTTTGAGACATTGCTGAAAGATCGACACCCGTCGAGCATGGGTGGCGCATTGGCTTACGCCGTTTCGCAGCCCTTTGGCATCCCTGCTTTAGTTGTCGATCCGGTTTCGGTAGATGAGATGGACGACGTCGCAAGGGTGACAGGCTTGCCTGAGCTCGTGCGATTGCCGTATGATCACGCCTTAGCCTGTAGAGCTTTGGCGCGTCGTGCAGCTTCGGACTTGGGCAAAGAATGGTCAAAGGTTAACCTCGTAGTGGCATACCTGGACTCGGCTTTCAGCGTCTGTGTCTTCAAAGGAGGACGCATGGCATATGTCAACAACCCCGACGACAGTGGTCCATTCTCTACAAAGAAAGCCGGTGGCATTGTGGCGCTCGATTTAGCCCGTATGGCCTACAGCGGCCAATATTCCAGAGATCAGTTGGTGAAGAGGCTCACGGCGGAGGGGGGCATGGCGGCCCACTTAGGGACCGCCGATTTGGCTTCGGTTAGAAGGCGCATCGAGTCCGGTGACGAGAAAGCGAGCCTCGTTTACGAGGCCATGGCCTATAATGTTGCCAAGGAGATAGGTTCCTGTGCGGCCATCCTGAAGGGCGAGGTAGATGCCGTCGTTATCTCCGGCGAAGTGGTGCGCGATGCCCGTTTCGTCGCCCATATTCAGGATAGAGTGCGGTGGATCGCTCCCATCCTTTGCTATTCGGGGAGGCAGGAGCTATTGGCCCTCGCTGAGGGGGCCTTGCGCGCTTTAACCGGCGTGGAGCCGGTTGGTGAATTCGGCAACCGCATAGCCTCTTGA
- a CDS encoding phosphate butyryltransferase, with amino-acid sequence MKELHSLVELLAYAKEVGPKRVSVARAEDADVLEAVDRAQKEGIAEVILVGNADKITETARSLGIDLSRFRLVDARGSEVEVGLTAVELVSSGQADILMKGMIQTANFLRGVLDKEKGLRTGSLLSHTYIHQIEGYDRIFFICDPAFNIAPDLDAKVKILNNTVNLAHSFGIDKPKVAVLAAVEVVNPDMPCTLEAAALVQMNRRGQIKGCVIDGPLALDNAVNVEAARHKGITSEVAGQADILLVPDIEAGNLLAKSIVYFAPNKTAGLVLGAKAPVVLTSRTDSPETKLLSIASAVVLSSYKA; translated from the coding sequence ATGAAAGAATTGCACTCTCTTGTTGAGCTGTTGGCATACGCCAAAGAGGTAGGCCCTAAAAGGGTCAGCGTGGCCAGGGCTGAGGACGCCGACGTCTTAGAAGCGGTCGATAGGGCACAAAAAGAGGGGATAGCCGAGGTCATCCTGGTAGGCAACGCCGACAAGATCACAGAAACTGCACGAAGCCTCGGTATCGACCTTTCTCGCTTTCGCCTCGTAGACGCGAGAGGGAGCGAAGTTGAGGTAGGCCTCACAGCCGTCGAGCTCGTCTCATCGGGTCAAGCGGACATCCTGATGAAGGGCATGATTCAGACGGCGAATTTCTTGAGAGGCGTGTTAGACAAGGAGAAGGGATTGCGCACGGGCTCCCTCCTTTCTCACACCTATATACATCAGATTGAGGGTTACGACAGGATTTTCTTCATCTGCGATCCGGCCTTCAACATCGCCCCCGACCTCGATGCCAAGGTTAAAATATTGAACAATACGGTGAACCTGGCCCATTCTTTTGGTATCGATAAGCCGAAGGTAGCGGTGCTCGCCGCCGTGGAAGTGGTGAATCCCGATATGCCGTGCACGTTGGAGGCTGCTGCTTTGGTCCAGATGAACCGCCGGGGCCAAATAAAGGGATGCGTCATCGATGGCCCGCTTGCTCTCGACAACGCGGTAAACGTGGAGGCCGCAAGGCACAAAGGGATCACCTCGGAGGTGGCAGGGCAGGCCGATATACTTCTCGTTCCCGACATAGAAGCTGGCAACCTCTTGGCGAAGTCCATCGTTTACTTTGCACCTAACAAGACGGCCGGCTTGGTCTTGGGTGCCAAAGCGCCTGTTGTGCTGACGAGCAGGACCGACTCCCCCGAGACTAAGCTGCTCTCCATTGCCTCAGCCGTGGTCTTGTCCTCCTATAAGGCATGA
- the buk gene encoding butyrate kinase yields MSGDFKILAINPGSTSTKVALFEGERELWNITQRYDVGTLKAFPNVMAQEDFRLGEIELVLKQQNAVLEEIDAFVGRGGVLRPIPGGTYAVNERMLDDLRSCRYGAHASNLGAPIAWRLACKSGDKPSFIVDPVVVDEMDDIARISGLPEAPRRSIFHALNQKFMARRLAAELGLDYENAKIIVTHMGGGVSVGVHNKGRVVDVYNALEGDGPFAPERAGILPNCGFVDMCYSGNYTFEQVQRRIAGEGGMAAHLGTNDLREVERRIRSGDEKARLVYEAMAYQIIRAIGASATVVNGEVDAILLTGGIAHSEAFVELIKDRVSFIAPVYVRPGEEEMQALVQGALRVLRGVEEAKEY; encoded by the coding sequence ATGAGCGGCGATTTCAAAATCCTCGCCATCAACCCGGGCTCGACGAGCACCAAAGTGGCCCTCTTTGAGGGAGAGCGGGAGCTGTGGAACATCACTCAACGCTACGATGTCGGCACACTCAAAGCCTTCCCCAATGTCATGGCGCAGGAGGATTTTCGCCTTGGCGAGATCGAGCTCGTTCTAAAGCAGCAAAATGCTGTCCTTGAGGAGATCGATGCCTTTGTGGGGAGAGGCGGCGTTTTGAGGCCCATTCCCGGTGGTACCTACGCCGTAAACGAAAGGATGCTCGATGACTTGCGAAGCTGCCGTTATGGAGCGCATGCAAGCAATTTGGGCGCGCCCATCGCCTGGAGACTCGCATGCAAATCCGGGGACAAGCCTTCTTTTATCGTTGATCCGGTCGTTGTGGACGAGATGGACGACATCGCGCGCATCTCCGGGCTCCCCGAGGCCCCTCGCAGGTCCATCTTTCATGCGCTGAACCAGAAATTCATGGCCAGGCGCCTTGCCGCAGAGCTCGGGCTGGATTACGAGAATGCGAAAATTATAGTAACCCACATGGGCGGGGGTGTCTCTGTGGGCGTTCATAATAAGGGGCGCGTCGTAGATGTGTATAACGCCCTTGAAGGCGACGGTCCTTTTGCTCCCGAGAGGGCCGGCATCCTTCCGAACTGCGGTTTTGTCGATATGTGTTACAGCGGCAACTATACCTTTGAGCAGGTGCAGCGCAGGATAGCTGGCGAGGGGGGTATGGCGGCCCACTTGGGGACCAACGACCTGAGAGAGGTTGAGCGCCGGATCCGGTCCGGCGACGAGAAGGCGCGCCTTGTCTATGAAGCTATGGCGTACCAGATCATTAGGGCCATAGGCGCATCGGCGACCGTTGTCAACGGCGAGGTGGATGCCATATTGCTCACGGGCGGCATCGCCCACAGCGAAGCGTTCGTCGAACTCATTAAAGACAGAGTTAGCTTTATAGCTCCGGTCTACGTCCGTCCGGGCGAAGAGGAGATGCAAGCTTTGGTCCAAGGGGCCTTGCGCGTCTTGCGCGGCGTCGAGGAGGCCAAGGAATACTGA